A stretch of DNA from Nocardioides sp. Arc9.136:
CGAACCCCACCCGCCGCTACCAGACCCTCCGGGACTTCGAGGAGTCGCCGGTCCTCCCCACGGGGTACGCCGGGATGATCGTCCTCGCGCTCGTCCCGCCGCTGTGGCGCCGGGTGATGGACCCGCGGGTGCACGCGCACTTCGGGGGCGACCTGACCCGCGCGAACATCCAGCCCGGCCGGCGCGAGCGGCTGCTGGCGGCGTACCCGCCGCCGGTCGCGGAGCCGACGGCGGCCGAGCGCGCCGACCGCACCCCCGGCGCGACCGAGGAGGTGCTGGCCGCGCGCTGCCCGAGCTGTGCGTACGTCTACGACGTCGCCGCCGGTGACGAGCACGAGGGCTTCGCGGCGGGCACCGCGTGGGCCGACGTCCCCGACGACTGGTGCTGCCCGGACTGCGGGGTGCGCGAGAAGGTCGACTTCGTGCCGCTGACCGGGGCGGACGCCTGATGGGCGCGCCCGCCGGACCGGTGCGGATCACCGTCGACCGGGACCGCTGCGAGGGGCTCGGGATGTGCGAGGCGATGGCCTCGGACTACTTCGAGCTCGACGACGACGAGGTCCTGCACGTCCTGGCCGAGACACCGGCCGAGGCCGACCGCGGCCGCGTCCACGCCGCGGTGGAGTCCTGCCCGGTCCTCGCCCTGGCCCTGGCCCCCGCCTGAGACCACCCCGGCCGGGGCAGGGCGGTTCCCCCTGCCGTCCGGCCCCGGTCCGGGGTCTGCTTCCTAGACTGGCCGCATGACGACGTCCCCGGCGCCCGCCCCGGCGCCCACCACG
This window harbors:
- a CDS encoding ferredoxin; protein product: MGAPAGPVRITVDRDRCEGLGMCEAMASDYFELDDDEVLHVLAETPAEADRGRVHAAVESCPVLALALAPA